In the genome of Pontibacillus halophilus JSM 076056 = DSM 19796, one region contains:
- a CDS encoding glyceraldehyde-3-phosphate dehydrogenase — protein MKARVAINGLGRIGRMVFRQIIEDDQLELVAVNASYPPETLAHLVKYDSVHGQFNGSVKALNKGLEVNGKLVKLFSSRDPKELPWADENIDVVVEATGKFKTKQTAGAHIEAGAKKVIITAPGKDVDATIVMGVNEDDYDASAHHVISNASCTTNCLAPVVKVLDDAFGIQNGLMTTVHAFTNDQKNLDNPHKDLRRARGCTQSIIPTSTGAAKALGQVLPHLDGKMHGMALRVPTPNVSLVDLVVDTKQDVTVEEVNNAFRRAMEGEMEGIIHYSDEPLVSIDYTTSDYSSIIDGLSTIVMEDRKVKVLAWYDNEWGYSRRVVDLTKKVGNLLLSKEEVTM, from the coding sequence ATGAAGGCACGCGTAGCGATTAATGGATTAGGTCGAATCGGTCGAATGGTATTTCGTCAGATTATAGAGGATGACCAACTGGAATTGGTGGCTGTTAACGCTAGCTATCCACCTGAAACGTTGGCGCACCTCGTTAAGTATGATAGTGTGCATGGTCAATTTAACGGTTCTGTGAAAGCGCTTAACAAAGGGCTAGAAGTAAATGGGAAGCTTGTGAAGCTCTTCTCTTCTCGTGATCCGAAAGAGCTGCCTTGGGCAGATGAAAATATTGATGTTGTCGTAGAAGCTACAGGTAAGTTTAAGACAAAACAGACAGCAGGTGCTCATATTGAGGCAGGTGCTAAAAAGGTAATTATTACAGCCCCAGGGAAAGATGTTGATGCAACAATTGTTATGGGGGTAAACGAAGATGACTACGATGCAAGTGCGCATCACGTTATTTCCAATGCATCCTGTACGACGAACTGTCTCGCCCCAGTCGTTAAGGTGCTTGATGACGCATTTGGAATCCAAAATGGCTTGATGACGACTGTTCACGCGTTTACAAATGACCAGAAAAACTTAGACAATCCACATAAAGACCTCCGTCGCGCTAGAGGGTGCACGCAGTCCATTATTCCAACATCCACTGGAGCAGCAAAGGCGCTCGGGCAAGTTCTTCCACACCTTGATGGGAAGATGCATGGTATGGCGCTACGTGTTCCTACGCCTAACGTATCATTAGTTGATCTTGTAGTAGATACAAAACAAGATGTCACGGTAGAGGAAGTGAACAACGCGTTCAGACGTGCTATGGAGGGGGAAATGGAAGGGATTATCCATTACTCCGATGAACCTCTTGTCTCTATAGATTACACAACTTCTGATTACTCTTCCATTATCGACGGCCTTTCCACTATTGTCATGGAAGACCGAAAAGTAAAAGTGCTCGCATGGTACGACAATGAATGGGGTTATTCAAGACGAGTCGTTGACCTTACAAAGAAAGTGGGAAACTTACTTCTATCAAAGGAAGAAGTAACGATGTAG
- the speD gene encoding adenosylmethionine decarboxylase, producing MDTMGRHVISELWECNEEKLNDMSLIEKIFVNAALKAGAEVREVAFHKFAPHGVSGVVIISESHLTIHSFPEHGYASIDVYTCGDRIDPNVAAQYIAESLESKTQETVEVPRGMGPVEVKKFNVL from the coding sequence ATGGATACTATGGGTAGACATGTAATATCAGAACTGTGGGAATGTAATGAGGAAAAGCTTAATGATATGTCTTTGATTGAAAAGATATTTGTAAATGCGGCGCTTAAAGCTGGAGCTGAAGTGCGCGAGGTTGCGTTTCATAAGTTTGCACCTCATGGTGTGAGTGGAGTTGTTATCATCTCTGAATCACATTTAACCATTCATAGCTTTCCTGAGCATGGTTACGCAAGTATTGATGTTTATACTTGTGGTGATCGCATTGATCCTAACGTAGCAGCTCAATATATCGCAGAATCTTTAGAATCCAAAACGCAAGAAACGGTAGAAGTCCCACGTGGTATGGGACCAGTTGAAGTGAAAAAGTTTAATGTACTATAA